The Bacteroidetes bacterium SB0662_bin_6 sequence ATGCGCCTCGGCCTCCACGAAATCGCTCCGTATTATTACTACCCGGGATGGTGGGAGCCCGGACCCGGCATATCCTTCATGGTCAATCGGGACGCCTGGAACGCACTACCGTCGGTCTATCAGGAAGCCCTCGAAGCCGCCACCGCGCAAGCGGGCCTTAGCATGCTTGCGCGGTACGATGCCCGCAATCAGGAAGCGTTTCGGGCATTGCAGGAAGAAAGCGTGCAAATCAGACCATTTCCCCCGGAGACGATGCAGGAGGCGGAACGCATTACCCTGGACCTGATCGAGAACTACGCCGCCAGAGATGCCGCCTACCGGCAGGTGTACGACTCGTTCCGCGCCTTTCGGAGAGATGCGCACGGCTGGTTCGGCACCGCCGAGCATGCCTATGCCTCCTTCGCGTATCCCCGACCGAACTCATGAAACGACGCGACTTTCTTCGTGCCGCCGCGCCCGGCCCGCAAGATGCGCCGGCTCCGGAAACGGCCACCGAACAGGCCACGACAGGAGAGGCGCCTGCCGTGCAGACGATGCCGCGTGTGATGTGGCGCCTGGCATCCAGTTTTCCCAACGGGCTGGACACGATCTACGGGGCCGCCGAGATTATGGCCCGGCGCGTGGAGGCGCTTACGGAAGGGCGTTTTCGCATTCGCTCCTATCCTGCCGGAGAGCTCGTCCCGGCCCTTGAGGTACTGAGCGCCGTCCAGAATGGAACCGTCCAGGTGGGGCACAGCGCAAGCTACTACTTTCAGGGCAAGAATCCGGCCCTCGTCTTCGATTGCACGATCCCGTTCGGGCTGTCGGCCCGGCAACTCAACGCCTGGTTCTATCATGGGGACGGTCTTGCGCTCACCCGGGAAATGTTCGCCGACTTCAACGTGATCAACTTCCCCGGGGGCAACACGGGCACGCAGATGGGCGGCTGGTTCCGCCGCGAGATCGGATCGCTTCAGGACTTGCGCGGGCTGAAAATGCGCATCCCGGGACTGGGCGGCGAAGTGATGAATCGCCTCGGCGTTACGGTGCAGGTCATACCGGCCGGCGAAATTTACCTGGCGCTCGAACGCGGCGCGATCGACGCCACCGAGTGGGTCGGCCCGTACGACGACGAGAAACTCGGGTTTCAGGAAATTGTGCAGGATTATTACTATCCGGGGTGGTGGGAGCCCGGCCCCGGCCTTTCGTTCTATGTGAACCGGGACGCCTGGGACGCCTTGCCGTCCGCGTACCGGGAAGCCTTTGAAACGGCCGCCGCCGAAGCCAACGAGCACATGCTGGCGCTGTACGACGCACGGAACGGCCCGGCCTTGCGGCGGCTTGTGGAAGGAGGCGTGCGGCTCCATCCGTTCCCGGAAGAGGTGATGGCGGAAGCAAGACAAATCACGGAAGAACTTCTCGAGGAATCGGCCAGCGATCCCGCGTACCGTACGGTCTACACGGCCTACAAGGCATGGCGCGACGACGCCTACCGATGGTTCGGGACCGCCGAACTGGCGTACGGCGATTATGCGTTCGGTTCGGATGCATCTCCCAGAAACGTGTAAGGATTTTCAGGAAGGGCTGCATCCATCATGCGCACGCTGCTTCGCATCGCACATCGTATCGACCAAACCAATGAGTGGATCGGCCGAGCCGTGTACTGGCTGACGCTCGTCATGGTGGGGGTCGGCGCGTACAATGCGCTCGTGCGGTATCTCGATCGGTTCACAGGCCTGGGCCTGAGCTCGAACACCTATATCGAGCTGCAGTGGTACATGTACAGCCTGATCTTTCTGTTGGGCGCCGCTTATACCCTGAAGCACAACGCCCATGTGCGCGTGGATGTGCTGTTCATGCGCCTGACGCCCCGGGGGCGCGCCTGGGTGAACCTGGGCGGCGCCCTGCTCTTCCTGCTGCCTTTCTGTATCCTCGTGATCTGGACATCCTGGCCCACGGTGCATAACTCGTGGGCGGTTCTGGAAGTCTCGCCCGATCCGGGCGGCTTGCCCCGTTATCCGATCAAGACGGTCATCCCCATAGCGTTCATTCTTCTTTTCTTACAGGGAGTCAGCCTCGCTATCAAGCAAATCGCGTTCCTGCGCGACCCGGCCGCGGAAGATATTCCGGGCCACGCTCAGAGTGACTCCGGAAAAGCGAAAGGAGGCATATGATGGGCGACTGGCTGGGGCCCCTCATGTTCGCCGGGGCGTTGATTCTCATCTTCTCGGGTTTTCCGGTCGCCTTCGCGCTTGGCGGCACCGCCCTGATTTTCGCCTTCGTCGGAATCGAACTGGGCTATTTCAGCTGGCACCTTCTGCTGGCCATGCCGGACCGCATCTTCGACGTGATGTCGAACACGCTGCTGCTGGCCGTGCCGTATTTCATCTTCATGGGCGCGATGCTGGAAAAATCGCGTCTGGCGGAAGATCTGCTCCGGACCATCGGTCTGTTGTTCGGGCGCATGCGCGGCGGGCTGGCCATTGCGGTGGTGTTCGTGGGGGCGCTGCTTGCCGCCGCGACGGGCGTGGTCGGGGCGTCGGTCGTGGCGATGGGCGTCATTTCCCTGCCGGTCATGATGCGCTACGGCTATTCCCACGAACTGTCCGCCGGCGTGATTTCCGCATCGGGTACGCTGGGACAGATCATTCCCCCCAGTATCGTGCTCATCGTGCTTGCGGACCAGTTGAGCGTGGCGGGCCGGGTTTCCGTCGGCGAACTGTTTCTGGGCGCGCTGGTCCCCGGCTTGCTGCTGGCCGGACTGTTTGCGCTCTATGCGGCGGGCGTGGCCTTTTTCAAACCGGACACCGCGCCGGCCCTTCCTGCGGAGGAACGCAGCTTGCCCCACAAGGAACTGATCCGCCGGGTGGCCCTCGTCATGCTGCCCCCGCTACTGCTCATCATCGTGGTACTCGGCAGCATCTTCGCCGGGGTCGCTACGCCGACCGAAGCCGGGGCGCTGGGCGCGCTGGGGGCATTGATCCTCGCCGCCGTCAACCGCCGGCTCACCCTGACGTCTCTCCGGGAAACCATGAAGGAGACGGCCAAGCTGACCGCCATGATCATGATTCTTCTGGTCGGCGCCCGGGCTTTTTCGCTCGTATTCATCGGGCTGAACGGCGACCTGTGGATTGAGGAGTTGCTCACCACCTTGCCGGGAGGGGTTATCGGGCTGATTCTGGTCGCGAATCTCGTGATCTTCCTGCTCGGCTTCTTCATCGATTTCTTCGAGATCGCATTCATCATCGTGCCCCTCATCGCCCCGGCGGCGGCGCTGCTGGGCGTAGATCTCGTATGGTTCGGCGTCATGATCGCCATGAACCTGCAAATGTCCTTTCTGACCCCGCCCTTCGGGTTTGCGCTGTTCTACCTGCGCGGCGTGGCGCCTCCTGCCATCACCACGACGCAGATTTATCGCGGAGCCGTTCCTTTCATAGGGATCCAGGCCATAGGATTGCTTCTGGTGATCCTGTTCCCCGAAATCGCGACGTGGATGTCGTGATGGTTCGTCCTTTCAAGGATCATTCCTCCTCTTCCGCATATCTCCGTACGCGGCGTTCGAGTTCCTCTTCGGCGTCGCGGCGCCGGAGTTCCTCCATACGCCGGGCTACCTCCGCCTCGTATCCGATCTCCCCAGGTTCGTAAAAATACGTGCCCCGCATTTCGTCGGGCAGATACTGCTGGGGCACATAGTGCTCCTGAAACGCATGGGGGTACTTGTAGCCCTTCCCGTGGCCAAATCCTTCCCTGTCCCGGCTGGCGTCCTTCAGGTGATTCGGCACGTCGTCGGACCGTTCCTGCCGGACATGGGACAGCGCACTGAAATACGACATGGTGGAATTGCCCTTGGGCGCGGTAGCCAGATACAGGCAGCACTCCGATAACATGAATTGTCCTTCGGGCAGTCCCACATAGTCGAACCCATGCGCCGTGGCGGACACCATCTGAAGCGCGCGGGGATCCGCCAGCCCGATGTCCTCCGCCGCGAAGATGAACATGCGGCGAATGATGAAACGGGGGTCTTCCCCGGCGTAAATCATCTTCGCCATCCAGTACAGGGCCGCATCGGGATCGGACCCTCGAAGGCTCTTGATGAATGCGCTGATCGTGTCGTAGTGTACGTCCCCCTCCTTGTCGTACAGCACGGCGCGCCGCTGGATGCTTTCCTCCGCCACGGCCAGATCGATCCGAATGGCGCCTGCATCGTCCGGATCGGTCGTCTCCACAGCCAGTTCCAGCGCATTCAGCACGGAGCGGGCATCGCCGTTGGCCGTGTCGATCAGATGCTCGAGGGCCTCCGGCTCGATCTGTACGTCGGCGCTGCCGTACCCGCGCTCCTCATCTCCGAGCGCATGGAGGGCGATCTGCCGCAGTGCCGGTTCTTCGAGCGTCCGCAACTCGAAGATGCGGGACCGGCTCACAAGCGCCTTAATGACCTCGAAGTACGGGTTCTCTGTCGTGGCCCCGATCAGCACGACCGTGCCGTTCTCGACATGCGGCAGGAGCGCATCCTGTTGCGACTTGTTGAACCGGTGCACCTCGTCGATGAACAGAATGGTCCGCTGTTGATACTGCTCCAGCCGGGCCCTTGCATCCCCGATCGCCTCGCGAATGTCCTTGACCCCGGACAGCACCGCATTGAGCGAGGTGAAATGCGCCTCGGTGGTGTTGGCAATAATGCGGGCCAGCGTGGTCTTGCCGCTGCCCGGCGGACCATAGAAAATCACGGAGGTGATCCGATCCGCCTGGATAGCCCGGCGCAGGAGCCGGCCCGGCCCAAGAATGTGTTCCTGCCCGACGAATTCGTCCAGCGTGCGAGGACGCATGCGGTCCGCCAGGGGGGCATTCCGCGCCAGATACCGGTGAGCGGCTTCCTTGAACAAGTCGGGCATGGGAGGGGAGGAAAGGTATCCTCAAGAGGATAGGATATACCTGAAAATAGAATATATGTACAAAATATGTTTGATAATTTCTAATACCGGCTATTCCATGTCCTTACCGCATTCCGTACGCGGACCATTGTGAATGCGCCCTGTTTTTTTTATTTAGGAGAGGATAGTCAAAACACGCCGACCGTATCGACCAGGACAGGAAAAAACATGGATAATACACGCCGAACTTTTTTGAAAACGCTGGGCGCAGCCGCCGCCGGCGTCGCTGTGGGTGGTTGCCAGGAAACTTCCGAGCCGTACACAGAGCCCGCCGAGCCCGAACCGCCGCTGCCCAGAATCGGATTCCAGTTGTACACAGTGCGGGACGCCATCGAGGTGGATGCCGCCGGCGCACTCGGCCGGGTTGCCGAGATGGGCTATACCGCCGTGGAAACGGGCTTCTGGCCGGAGGGAATGACTGTGGCGCAGGCAGGTCAATTGCTCAAGGACACGGGGCTAAGCGTGTTCGCGGTGCATGTAGAGATTCCGACAGAAGAGCATCAGGCTGCCGTGCTGGAGGCCGCTGAGGTCTACGACTGTGACCTCATGGTCTGGCATGGATGGCCCGAGGACGAGCGGTACCAGACGATGGACGGCATTAAGGAACTGGCCGACATCTATAACGAGGCCTATGCCTTCTGCCAGGCGAACGGCCTGCAATTCGGACTGCACAATCACTGGTGGGAATTCGAACCGATCGAGGATGGGGTACTTCCGTTCTATGAAATCAGACCCCTGATCGACCCTGGAATTTTCTTCGAGATAGACACCTACTGGGCCCTGGTGGCAGGCCTCGATCCTGCAGAGGTGGTGCGTGACTTCGGCGCGCACGCCCCGCTGCTGCACATCAAGGATGCGACGGTGCTCTCCACCGAAGGGCCCATGGTGGCAGCGGGAAGCGGCCTGCAGGATTTCCCGGCGATTGCAGAGGCAGGCAAAGGCCATATAGAGTGGATGATCGTGGAGATGGACGATTGCGAAACCGACATGTTCGAGGCCGCTGCGCAAAGTTTTGCGTATCTCACGGAAAACAATCTGGCGCGGGCCTGAGCCGGCGGCTTTCCGGTACAATGAACCCTGATGCAGACCTCGGCGCGGGTCCGGATTACACCTGCCACGGATTCGGCATCCATCGCACAGTAATTATCTTGCTCAACTTGCCAATTTGACATGTCTTCGAACACGGTACCTCGCAGGTCGGCTCTCATCGCGTAAACTTGGGGTAGACCTACACCACGTGTCAACTTAGTCGGCTGCTACCTCTCGTCGCCAAGGAACCTATGCGGCGCATCTCGACGTTGGAAAGCGTCCCGATCCATCCCGTAAGCCTCCTCCCATGCCCCGCTGGGTCCTTCTTAAATTCGGCGGCACGAGCGTTTCGAGTCGTGCCCGCTGGGATATCATTGAGCGCATCGTCCGGGCGCGTATCGACGACGGCTTCGTTCCCGTCGTGGTCTGCTCCGCCCTGAGCGAGATTTCCAACCTGCTCGAACGCCTGCTGGAGGATGCGGTCGAGGAAAATTACGAACACACCCTCGAGACGATTCGGGACCGCCATCTCCGCATCGCCGCCGATCTCGACATAGACGGAACGGCCCTGCTGGAAGAGGACCTTGCCGAACTGGAGCGCCTTGCCATGGGCGCCTCGCTTACTCGCGAAGCCGGCCCGCGGCTCCATGCCCGGCTACTGGCGCTCGGCGAACTCATGTCGACAAAAATGGGCGCCGCCTTCCTGACGTCCCGGGGACTCGATCCCGTTTGGCGGGACGCCCGCGAAATGCTGCGCGCGGACGAACGCCGCCTGCTTCCGGAACGGCGGCGATACCTGTCGGCTACATGCCGGTTCGATCCGGACACTGCTCTGCAGGAAGACCTGGCCCGCACCGCCGGCGATCTCGTCATTACGCAGGGTTTCATCGTTTCGAACAAGGCCGGAGAGACGGTTCTGCTCGGTCGCGGCGGCTCCGACACCTCCGCTTCCTGCCTTGGGGCCGTAATCGGCGCCGAACGCATTGAAATCTGGACCGACGTGCCGGGCATGTTCACCGCGAACCCGCACGACATTCCTTCGGCGCGCCTGCTCCGCCAACTGGACTACGCCGAGGCGCAGGAACTGGCGACGATGGGCGCAAAGGTCCTGCATCCCCGCTCCATCGAACCGGCGCAGCGGCAGCGCATCCCGATTCATATCAAATGCACCGGTGCTCCCGACCTGCCGGGAACCGTCATCTCCGACGACACTTCCGACTTCGGCGCGCAAATCAAGGCGATCGCCACGAAGACCGGCGTCATGCTGATCTCCATGGAATCGCCGGGCATGTGGCAAGAGGTCGGCTTCCTCGCCGATGTGTTCGCCACGTTCAAGGAACACGGCCTGTCGATCGACCTGGTGGCCACTTCCGAAACGAACGTCACCGTCTCGCTGGACCGCAACGCAAACGCCCTCGAAACAGCGCGTATGGATGCCCTGCTCCATGCGCTGAACAAATATTGCACCGCCCGGCAGATCGGTCCCTGCGCTATCGTGAGCCTGATCGGGCGCAACATCCGATCGATACTCCACGAGATGGGGGCTGCGTTCGAGGTGTTTCACGAACAGCAGGTCCACCAGGTCTCTCAGGCGGCCGGCGATCTGAACTTCAGCTTCGTGGTGGACGAAGATCAGGCCCGCCGCCTGATGCGCAAACTGCACGCGCAGTTCTTCGGAAAGCGGGAGCCGGACGCGCTGATCGGACCCGACTGGCGGGAATTGATGGAAGCGTCGGGTGAAGAACCGCCAAGCCGGACCGTCTGGTGGCAGGGCCGCCGGGAGGAGTTGCTGGCCATCGCTTCCGAAACAAGCCCGGTCTACGTATACGACGAAGACACGCTGCGGGAATCGTTGCAGCGGGTGTTGTCGATCGGCGCCCTGGATCGCGTGTTCTATTCCGTAAAGGCGAACGGGCACCCCGACATTCTTCGTCTTTTCCACGACGGAGAAATCGGGTTCGAGTGTGTGTCGCCGAACGAGATACGGTTTCTGATCGATCTCTTCCCGGACATCGACCGGAAGCGCATCCTGTTCACTCCCAATTTCGCGCCGAAGGGAGAATACGCCGAGGGGTACGAACTGGACGCGTACGTTACGCTGGACAACATCTATCCGCTGGAAGCATGGCCCGATGTGTTCCGCGGAAGGGACCTCCTCGTGCGTATGGACCCGGGGCGGGGCCGCGGGCATCACAAGTACGTGCAGACGGCCGGATCGCAGAGCAAGTTCGGCGTGGCGCCGGAAGAGTTGGAGCGCCTTGCGCAGCTTGCGGATGCAGCGGATGTGCGCATCGTCGGATTTCACGCCCATGTAGGCAGCGGCATCGTCGCGCCGGACACCTGGGCCGAAACGGCGGCCTTCCTTGCCTCGCTGCGGGACCGTTTCCCGGATGCCCGTATTGTCGATGTGGGAGGGGGGCTTCCCGTTTCGGAGCGGCGGAATGCGCCGGAACCGGACATGATCGACATCGCGGAGACGCTCGACGCCTTCAAGCAGGGGCA is a genomic window containing:
- a CDS encoding ABC transporter substrate-binding protein — translated: MKRRDFLRAAAPGPQDAPAPETATEQATTGEAPAVQTMPRVMWRLASSFPNGLDTIYGAAEIMARRVEALTEGRFRIRSYPAGELVPALEVLSAVQNGTVQVGHSASYYFQGKNPALVFDCTIPFGLSARQLNAWFYHGDGLALTREMFADFNVINFPGGNTGTQMGGWFRREIGSLQDLRGLKMRIPGLGGEVMNRLGVTVQVIPAGEIYLALERGAIDATEWVGPYDDEKLGFQEIVQDYYYPGWWEPGPGLSFYVNRDAWDALPSAYREAFETAAAEANEHMLALYDARNGPALRRLVEGGVRLHPFPEEVMAEARQITEELLEESASDPAYRTVYTAYKAWRDDAYRWFGTAELAYGDYAFGSDASPRNV
- a CDS encoding TRAP transporter small permease subunit → MRTLLRIAHRIDQTNEWIGRAVYWLTLVMVGVGAYNALVRYLDRFTGLGLSSNTYIELQWYMYSLIFLLGAAYTLKHNAHVRVDVLFMRLTPRGRAWVNLGGALLFLLPFCILVIWTSWPTVHNSWAVLEVSPDPGGLPRYPIKTVIPIAFILLFLQGVSLAIKQIAFLRDPAAEDIPGHAQSDSGKAKGGI
- a CDS encoding TRAP transporter large permease subunit; its protein translation is MMGDWLGPLMFAGALILIFSGFPVAFALGGTALIFAFVGIELGYFSWHLLLAMPDRIFDVMSNTLLLAVPYFIFMGAMLEKSRLAEDLLRTIGLLFGRMRGGLAIAVVFVGALLAAATGVVGASVVAMGVISLPVMMRYGYSHELSAGVISASGTLGQIIPPSIVLIVLADQLSVAGRVSVGELFLGALVPGLLLAGLFALYAAGVAFFKPDTAPALPAEERSLPHKELIRRVALVMLPPLLLIIVVLGSIFAGVATPTEAGALGALGALILAAVNRRLTLTSLRETMKETAKLTAMIMILLVGARAFSLVFIGLNGDLWIEELLTTLPGGVIGLILVANLVIFLLGFFIDFFEIAFIIVPLIAPAAALLGVDLVWFGVMIAMNLQMSFLTPPFGFALFYLRGVAPPAITTTQIYRGAVPFIGIQAIGLLLVILFPEIATWMS
- a CDS encoding AAA family ATPase yields the protein MPDLFKEAAHRYLARNAPLADRMRPRTLDEFVGQEHILGPGRLLRRAIQADRITSVIFYGPPGSGKTTLARIIANTTEAHFTSLNAVLSGVKDIREAIGDARARLEQYQQRTILFIDEVHRFNKSQQDALLPHVENGTVVLIGATTENPYFEVIKALVSRSRIFELRTLEEPALRQIALHALGDEERGYGSADVQIEPEALEHLIDTANGDARSVLNALELAVETTDPDDAGAIRIDLAVAEESIQRRAVLYDKEGDVHYDTISAFIKSLRGSDPDAALYWMAKMIYAGEDPRFIIRRMFIFAAEDIGLADPRALQMVSATAHGFDYVGLPEGQFMLSECCLYLATAPKGNSTMSYFSALSHVRQERSDDVPNHLKDASRDREGFGHGKGYKYPHAFQEHYVPQQYLPDEMRGTYFYEPGEIGYEAEVARRMEELRRRDAEEELERRVRRYAEEEE
- a CDS encoding sugar phosphate isomerase/epimerase produces the protein MDNTRRTFLKTLGAAAAGVAVGGCQETSEPYTEPAEPEPPLPRIGFQLYTVRDAIEVDAAGALGRVAEMGYTAVETGFWPEGMTVAQAGQLLKDTGLSVFAVHVEIPTEEHQAAVLEAAEVYDCDLMVWHGWPEDERYQTMDGIKELADIYNEAYAFCQANGLQFGLHNHWWEFEPIEDGVLPFYEIRPLIDPGIFFEIDTYWALVAGLDPAEVVRDFGAHAPLLHIKDATVLSTEGPMVAAGSGLQDFPAIAEAGKGHIEWMIVEMDDCETDMFEAAAQSFAYLTENNLARA
- a CDS encoding bifunctional aspartate kinase/diaminopimelate decarboxylase produces the protein MPRWVLLKFGGTSVSSRARWDIIERIVRARIDDGFVPVVVCSALSEISNLLERLLEDAVEENYEHTLETIRDRHLRIAADLDIDGTALLEEDLAELERLAMGASLTREAGPRLHARLLALGELMSTKMGAAFLTSRGLDPVWRDAREMLRADERRLLPERRRYLSATCRFDPDTALQEDLARTAGDLVITQGFIVSNKAGETVLLGRGGSDTSASCLGAVIGAERIEIWTDVPGMFTANPHDIPSARLLRQLDYAEAQELATMGAKVLHPRSIEPAQRQRIPIHIKCTGAPDLPGTVISDDTSDFGAQIKAIATKTGVMLISMESPGMWQEVGFLADVFATFKEHGLSIDLVATSETNVTVSLDRNANALETARMDALLHALNKYCTARQIGPCAIVSLIGRNIRSILHEMGAAFEVFHEQQVHQVSQAAGDLNFSFVVDEDQARRLMRKLHAQFFGKREPDALIGPDWRELMEASGEEPPSRTVWWQGRREELLAIASETSPVYVYDEDTLRESLQRVLSIGALDRVFYSVKANGHPDILRLFHDGEIGFECVSPNEIRFLIDLFPDIDRKRILFTPNFAPKGEYAEGYELDAYVTLDNIYPLEAWPDVFRGRDLLVRMDPGRGRGHHKYVQTAGSQSKFGVAPEELERLAQLADAADVRIVGFHAHVGSGIVAPDTWAETAAFLASLRDRFPDARIVDVGGGLPVSERRNAPEPDMIDIAETLDAFKQGHPDVELWMEPGRFLVARAGVLLARVTQTKWKGATGYVGIETGMNSLIRPALYGAWHEIVNLSRLDEPLEITADVVGPICETGDVLGYGRRLPSTGEGDVMLIATAGAYGRVMSNEYNMRAPAEEVVLGGK